The following coding sequences are from one Lycium ferocissimum isolate CSIRO_LF1 chromosome 3, AGI_CSIRO_Lferr_CH_V1, whole genome shotgun sequence window:
- the LOC132049308 gene encoding uncharacterized protein LOC132049308, whose translation MRAANQGVSVINISSIAGLNRGQLPGGLAYASSKDALNSMTKMMALELGPYKIRVNSISPGLFKSEITEGLVKKDWIHNIALRTVPLRTHGTSNPALTSVVRYLIHDSSEYVSGNMFIVDAGVTLPSVFQFSHRFSHRGN comes from the exons ATGCGTGCTGCTAATCAAGGAGTATCTGTTATTAATATCTCTTCTATCGCTGGTCTTAATCGTGGGCAATTGCCAGGCGGTCTTGCTTATGCTTCTTCAAAGGATGCTCTTAACAGCATGACAAAG ATGATGGCCCTCGAATTAGGACCATACAAGATCAGAGTGAACTCAATATCACCAGGACTTTTCAAATCTGAGATAACAGAAGGCCTCGTGAAAAAGGACTGGATTCATAATATTGCATTGAGAACCGTTCCCTTGAGAACGCATGGAACTTCAAATCCCGCTTTGACTTCAGTAGTACGTTATTTAATCCATGATTCCTCAGAATATGTTTCAGGCAACATGTTCATAGTAGATGCTGGAGTTACTTTACCAAGTGTGTTCCAATTTTCTCATCGCTTTAGTCATAGAGGAAATTGA